The Saprospiraceae bacterium genome includes a window with the following:
- a CDS encoding winged helix-turn-helix transcriptional regulator, translating into MGATKTEHYSEVQNQIATMAKALGHPARIAIIEYLLSVKSCICGDIVNELPLAQPTVSQHLKELKNAGLIRGSIEGNAICYCVDPDAMHTLNTFLNHIISQTEITSGTCCG; encoded by the coding sequence ATGGGTGCTACCAAAACAGAACATTACTCAGAAGTCCAAAATCAAATAGCTACCATGGCCAAGGCATTGGGACATCCTGCCAGAATTGCGATTATTGAATACCTTTTGTCTGTTAAAAGTTGCATTTGCGGTGACATCGTAAATGAGTTACCTTTAGCGCAACCTACTGTATCACAACATCTTAAAGAATTGAAAAATGCCGGATTGATCAGAGGTAGTATCGAAGGCAATGCTATTTGTTATTGTGTGGATCCGGATGCTATGCATACTTTAAATACATTTTTAAATCATATTATTTCACAAACTGAAATTACATCAGGCACTTGTTGCGGGTAA
- a CDS encoding helix-turn-helix domain-containing protein — protein MAFKPTMMNQVKSILKDVLAGEPIKKTSRIYGVSKNTVKKYLSILKSSGIDILQMEQMSDEAFHRLFYEPPSSNTPEFYRNEKFKELLPWILNELGRHGVTRRNNMETIHN, from the coding sequence ATGGCATTTAAACCCACGATGATGAATCAGGTAAAATCTATTTTAAAAGATGTATTAGCCGGAGAGCCTATAAAGAAAACATCACGGATATATGGAGTATCCAAAAATACTGTAAAAAAGTATCTTTCTATCTTAAAATCATCCGGCATAGATATTTTGCAGATGGAACAAATGTCGGATGAAGCATTTCATCGTCTCTTTTACGAACCGCCATCTTCTAACACTCCGGAATTTTATAGGAATGAAAAATTTAAAGAGCTTCTTCCGTGGATTCTAAACGAATTAGGCCGTCATGGTGTGACCAGGAGAAACAATATGGAGACAATACATAATTGA
- a CDS encoding Hsp20/alpha crystallin family protein, translating to MSTKSMVKTGFNVPAVFNDFFKPWTEWMDEPGSLWVNTLRIPPVNIVENGKDYKVSLGVPGMKKEDFKIEHEGNILTISSEKSEDKEERDEKFTRKEFNYSAFSRSFTLPENVLIDKIEAKYQDGVLELSLPKKEPVKKTEHKKIEIK from the coding sequence ATGAGCACAAAAAGTATGGTAAAAACAGGATTTAATGTTCCTGCAGTGTTCAATGATTTTTTTAAGCCATGGACAGAATGGATGGATGAGCCTGGTAGTCTTTGGGTTAATACATTAAGAATTCCGCCGGTCAACATTGTTGAAAATGGAAAAGACTATAAAGTTTCTTTAGGTGTACCCGGTATGAAAAAGGAAGATTTTAAGATTGAGCATGAAGGCAATATTCTTACTATCAGTTCTGAAAAAAGTGAGGACAAAGAGGAAAGAGATGAAAAGTTTACACGAAAAGAATTTAACTACAGTGCATTCAGCAGAAGTTTTACATTACCTGAAAATGTTTTAATTGACAAGATTGAAGCAAAATATCAGGATGGGGTGCTGGAATTAAGTTTGCCTAAAAAGGAACCTGTGAAAAAAACAGAACACAAAAAAATTGAGATTAAATAA
- the ypdA gene encoding YpdA family putative bacillithiol disulfide reductase, translating into MKDFDYDLVIIGAGPIGLACGIEAKKAGLDYVIIEKNCLVHSIYNYPRNMTFFSTSEKLEIGDVPFISHQPKPNRQEALEYYRRVTTSWKLNVRLYEKVIKLSKSESEHKVITDQGVYHSKSVILALGFYDLPYLLNIPGENLPKVRHYYDEPHPYFGQDIVVVGAANSAVDVALETWRKGANVTMVIRESEIRDSVKYWVKPDIINRIAEGSIKAYFNSRLIRIDPTTVEVETPEGQLTLKNDFVLAMTGYQPPFDFLISAGIQFNDDVYRTPVFDAETMESNVAGLYLAGVVCGGLKTNKWFIENSRVHAEMIVRDIRVKSV; encoded by the coding sequence ATGAAAGATTTTGATTATGATTTAGTAATAATCGGCGCCGGTCCTATAGGTCTTGCCTGCGGCATCGAAGCCAAAAAAGCTGGATTGGATTATGTAATTATAGAAAAGAACTGTCTCGTCCATTCTATTTACAACTACCCGCGTAACATGACTTTTTTTTCCACTTCTGAGAAGCTGGAAATTGGAGATGTACCTTTTATCTCACATCAGCCGAAACCCAACAGGCAGGAAGCCTTGGAGTATTACAGGCGGGTGACTACCAGTTGGAAGTTGAATGTTCGGCTATATGAAAAAGTAATAAAACTATCGAAATCTGAATCAGAACATAAAGTTATCACAGACCAGGGTGTTTATCATTCAAAATCCGTGATATTGGCACTTGGTTTTTACGACCTACCCTATCTGCTAAACATTCCGGGAGAAAACCTTCCCAAAGTCAGACATTATTATGATGAACCACATCCCTATTTCGGACAGGATATAGTTGTGGTGGGCGCTGCAAACTCTGCGGTGGACGTTGCTCTCGAAACATGGCGGAAAGGTGCAAATGTGACGATGGTCATCCGTGAATCTGAAATAAGAGACAGTGTAAAATACTGGGTAAAGCCTGATATAATTAACCGAATAGCGGAAGGGTCGATCAAAGCATATTTTAATTCCCGATTAATTAGAATTGACCCAACAACCGTTGAAGTTGAAACTCCTGAAGGGCAATTAACATTGAAAAATGACTTTGTTCTGGCTATGACCGGGTATCAACCTCCGTTCGATTTTCTTATTTCCGCCGGCATTCAATTTAATGACGACGTATATCGGACTCCGGTTTTCGATGCAGAAACGATGGAAAGTAATGTCGCCGGACTCTATCTTGCCGGTGTTGTCTGCGGCGGATTAAAAACCAATAAATGGTTTATCGAAAACTCCAGGGTTCATGCAGAAATGATCGTCAGGGATATTAGAGTGAAAAGTGTTTAG
- a CDS encoding thiolase family protein: MKNVYIVSAVRTALGSFGGSLSSVSAVQLGSTAVKAAVEKSGVQPNEVDELFMGNVVQANNGQAPARQVAIYGGLSQSTPCTTVNKVCASGMKSVMFGSQSIELGQNSVVVAGGMENMSSIPFYLGKARYGYGYGNSELIDGLVRDGLADVYNGSAMGCFADATATKYEISREGQDAFAIQSYQRSASAWEAGKFNSEVIAVEVKDRKGNIKVIDHDEEYKNVMFDKIPTLRPVFTKDGTVTAANASTINDGAAALVIVSEDYLKTHNLKPLARIVAYADGAQDPAWFTTAPAIAAEKVLKRAGLSMADIDFFEVNEAFAVVTLAFIQHFGLDQNKVNVNGGAVSLGHPLGASGARILTTLTHVLQLNNGKYGMAAICNGGGGASAMIIERM; this comes from the coding sequence ATGAAAAATGTATATATTGTTTCAGCTGTCAGGACAGCTTTGGGAAGTTTTGGTGGCAGTCTTTCGAGTGTATCTGCGGTACAGTTGGGATCAACTGCCGTAAAAGCTGCGGTCGAAAAATCAGGAGTCCAACCTAATGAGGTCGATGAATTGTTTATGGGAAATGTCGTTCAGGCCAATAACGGTCAGGCTCCCGCAAGACAAGTTGCTATTTATGGCGGACTGAGCCAAAGTACGCCTTGTACAACAGTGAATAAAGTTTGCGCATCGGGAATGAAGTCGGTCATGTTCGGTTCACAAAGTATCGAACTGGGCCAAAATTCAGTTGTGGTCGCTGGAGGAATGGAGAATATGTCATCCATTCCTTTTTATTTGGGCAAAGCCCGTTATGGATATGGATATGGCAATAGTGAATTGATCGATGGATTGGTCAGAGATGGTCTCGCTGATGTCTATAATGGCAGCGCTATGGGATGTTTTGCAGACGCTACCGCCACTAAATATGAAATAAGCAGAGAAGGACAGGATGCTTTTGCTATTCAGTCATATCAAAGATCTGCATCTGCCTGGGAAGCAGGAAAATTCAACTCTGAAGTCATTGCGGTAGAAGTAAAAGACCGTAAAGGCAATATCAAAGTGATCGACCATGATGAAGAATATAAAAATGTGATGTTCGATAAAATCCCCACTTTGAGACCTGTTTTCACAAAAGATGGTACCGTCACAGCAGCCAATGCATCAACCATTAATGACGGTGCAGCAGCATTGGTTATTGTCAGTGAAGATTATCTGAAAACACATAACCTGAAACCATTAGCCAGGATTGTTGCCTATGCAGATGGTGCACAGGATCCTGCGTGGTTTACCACAGCACCTGCCATTGCTGCTGAAAAAGTGCTTAAAAGAGCAGGTCTTTCGATGGCGGACATAGACTTTTTTGAGGTGAATGAAGCTTTTGCTGTGGTAACTTTAGCATTTATCCAGCACTTCGGATTGGATCAGAATAAAGTCAATGTTAACGGTGGTGCTGTCTCATTGGGGCATCCACTCGGAGCATCCGGTGCCAGAATTTTGACTACTCTCACACATGTATTGCAACTAAATAACGGAAAATACGGGATGGCTGCTATCTGTAATGGTGGTGGTGGTGCCAGTGCAATGATTATAGAGCGTATGTAA
- a CDS encoding ATP-binding protein codes for MNTQATLQQMQKLHLTGMASAYESILKLPADAHPDTHECIATVIDAEWQHRNFTKSQMLLRLSKLRYKANLQDIIYSTERNIKKESIALMADCSFIERAQNVIITGATGSGKSFLACALGNQACLHAYRTLYFNMNRFTEQLSLAKLQGTYIKWLNQLKKADLIILDDFGLQQLDQNAKLALLQILEDRYDYKSTIIVSQLPIEHWYTFINEPTIADAILDRLLAKCFKFDLKGKSLRIKI; via the coding sequence ATGAATACACAAGCAACATTGCAGCAGATGCAAAAACTTCATCTTACAGGTATGGCATCAGCCTACGAAAGCATATTAAAGCTTCCCGCAGATGCACATCCCGACACACATGAATGCATCGCTACAGTCATCGATGCAGAATGGCAACACAGAAACTTTACCAAGTCCCAAATGCTGCTCAGACTAAGTAAACTCCGATACAAAGCCAATCTGCAAGACATTATCTATTCCACAGAAAGAAATATAAAAAAAGAGAGCATTGCGCTAATGGCAGACTGTTCTTTTATCGAAAGAGCACAAAATGTCATCATCACGGGAGCTACCGGCAGCGGCAAATCATTCCTGGCCTGTGCACTCGGTAATCAAGCTTGTCTGCACGCTTATCGTACTCTGTACTTCAATATGAATCGCTTTACCGAACAACTATCGTTAGCCAAGCTTCAAGGCACTTACATCAAATGGCTCAACCAATTAAAAAAAGCTGATCTCATCATTTTAGATGACTTCGGACTACAGCAACTCGACCAAAATGCAAAACTTGCTTTACTGCAAATACTCGAAGACAGATATGATTATAAATCTACCATCATTGTCTCACAACTCCCCATAGAACATTGGTACACATTTATAAACGAACCAACTATTGCTGATGCGATACTGGATAGATTATTAGCAAAATGCTTCAAATTTGATTTAAAAGGTAAAAGTCTGAGAATAAAAATTTAG
- a CDS encoding thrombospondin type 3 repeat-containing protein, translating into MKKIIFFLCLAIVNNGYAQLNPCTDGTQPSCQCSYAPILCSISELNGLTFSMSTYLHPQDGPQGGMCTIGDGATSENPAWFAFVANCTDLSIRVTYTGCSDGDNGPGICAGVQAAVYGDCSNFYGSVVGCNTVGQCNSTSGFRTINMTNLIVGKTYYFLVDGCCGSACQILIEVLSPPCPPGLGNWPNPMSGPDILDTNETGSYTFNTILGGIYFSWYINGIPTNIVETIENVPIASFTRTFSFSTPGVYQLCVEASNNCVNESSPPAPLCKTITVVQNDMDGDGIIDEIDNCINIFNPDQLDSDNDSIGDLCDNCPFVANPDQLDCNNNGIGDICDELDTDCDGIYDTEDNCPGIANPFQTDQNNNNIGDACEEFPKLGINTQDPKTELHLSNGSLFIDNPEKGIILKDYQGNCFIIKVINDSLGLQSIPCPN; encoded by the coding sequence ATGAAAAAGATAATATTTTTCCTGTGTTTAGCAATTGTTAATAATGGCTATGCACAATTGAATCCATGTACGGATGGGACACAACCATCTTGTCAATGTTCTTATGCGCCAATATTATGTAGTATTAGTGAATTAAATGGATTAACATTTTCTATGTCCACGTATTTGCATCCTCAAGATGGTCCACAAGGTGGAATGTGTACGATTGGTGATGGGGCAACTTCAGAAAATCCTGCATGGTTTGCATTTGTGGCAAATTGTACTGATTTATCGATACGAGTAACTTATACTGGGTGCAGCGATGGTGACAATGGACCAGGTATTTGTGCAGGCGTGCAAGCTGCAGTCTATGGAGATTGTAGTAATTTTTATGGTTCCGTAGTAGGGTGTAACACAGTGGGTCAATGTAATTCTACTTCAGGATTTAGAACAATAAACATGACCAATTTAATCGTAGGTAAAACTTATTATTTTTTAGTTGATGGATGTTGTGGGTCTGCATGTCAAATTTTAATAGAGGTTTTAAGTCCTCCTTGTCCACCTGGCTTAGGAAACTGGCCTAATCCTATGAGCGGTCCGGATATATTGGATACAAACGAAACCGGATCATACACTTTTAATACAATTTTAGGAGGAATTTATTTTTCTTGGTATATTAATGGCATTCCTACAAACATAGTAGAAACTATAGAGAATGTTCCCATAGCCTCCTTTACAAGGACTTTTTCTTTTTCAACTCCTGGAGTTTATCAGTTATGTGTGGAGGCATCCAATAACTGCGTGAATGAAAGTTCGCCGCCTGCTCCACTTTGTAAAACAATCACTGTTGTGCAAAACGATATGGATGGTGATGGAATCATTGATGAAATTGATAATTGTATAAACATTTTTAATCCTGATCAATTGGACTCAGATAATGATTCTATTGGCGATTTGTGTGACAATTGTCCGTTTGTAGCCAATCCGGACCAATTGGACTGCAATAATAACGGGATCGGTGATATTTGTGATGAACTGGACACTGATTGCGATGGAATTTATGATACGGAAGATAATTGTCCCGGGATAGCAAATCCTTTTCAAACAGATCAAAATAACAATAATATTGGTGATGCTTGTGAAGAGTTTCCTAAACTTGGGATAAATACTCAAGACCCTAAAACGGAACTACATTTATCAAATGGATCATTATTTATTGATAACCCTGAAAAAGGGATTATCTTAAAGGATTATCAGGGCAATTGTTTTATAATAAAAGTCATCAATGATTCACTTGGATTACAATCTATTCCTTGCCCGAATTAG
- a CDS encoding four helix bundle protein, which produces MSKSILRDKSYAFAIRIVKLSQYLQSDKKEFVLSKQLLRSGTAIGALIREAEFGQSKADFVHKMSISLKETNETYYWLCILKDTDYLEIKLFESLEADSKEIIAMLVSTVKTSRK; this is translated from the coding sequence ATGAGTAAATCAATTTTAAGAGATAAAAGTTATGCCTTTGCCATCCGGATAGTGAAGTTATCTCAATATTTACAAAGCGATAAGAAAGAATTTGTATTGAGCAAACAATTATTGCGGAGTGGAACAGCCATTGGAGCTCTCATCAGAGAAGCAGAATTTGGTCAAAGTAAAGCTGATTTTGTGCATAAAATGAGTATTTCATTAAAGGAAACAAATGAAACCTATTATTGGTTATGCATTTTAAAAGATACGGATTACCTTGAGATCAAGCTTTTTGAAAGTTTGGAAGCTGATAGTAAAGAAATAATTGCAATGCTGGTATCAACAGTCAAAACATCAAGAAAGTGA
- a CDS encoding four helix bundle protein, giving the protein MSKSILRDKSYAFVIRIVKLSQYLQSDKKEFVLSKQLLRSGTKWLFTFH; this is encoded by the coding sequence ATGAGTAAATCAATTTTAAGAGATAAAAGTTATGCCTTTGTCATTCGGATAGTGAAGTTATCTCAATATTTACAAAGCGATAAGAAAGAATTTGTATTGAGCAAACAATTATTGCGGAGTGGAACGAAATGGCTTTTCACTTTTCACTAA
- a CDS encoding protein-tyrosine-phosphatase, with protein sequence MYHHIRKNIKSYTEGFNQISPERKELLEKLGQYIQQKYETNRDINLVFICTHNSRRSHFGQIAAAIAAEYYSIDKVNVFSGGTEATAFNPNAINALQELGFELDTEDKDSKNPIWNVQFGSHSATTCFSKVYDHPANPASNFAAIMTCSDAEQNCPYVPGTDIRIGITYEDPKKSDGTPEQQNTYIERFRQITTEMLYAFSLVE encoded by the coding sequence ATGTACCACCACATCAGAAAAAACATAAAAAGTTATACAGAAGGATTTAACCAGATTTCTCCTGAACGAAAGGAACTACTTGAAAAGTTAGGTCAATATATTCAACAAAAATATGAAACCAATCGGGATATAAATCTGGTATTCATCTGCACACACAACTCAAGAAGAAGCCATTTTGGGCAGATTGCTGCGGCTATAGCAGCTGAATATTACTCTATAGATAAAGTAAACGTTTTTTCAGGCGGAACGGAAGCAACAGCATTTAATCCCAATGCTATCAATGCTTTACAGGAACTGGGCTTTGAACTAGATACAGAAGACAAAGATTCTAAAAACCCCATCTGGAATGTGCAGTTTGGGAGTCATTCCGCTACCACTTGTTTTTCGAAAGTGTACGATCATCCTGCAAATCCTGCATCAAATTTTGCAGCTATTATGACCTGTTCAGACGCAGAGCAGAATTGCCCATACGTACCCGGCACTGATATCCGAATAGGTATAACATACGAAGATCCAAAAAAATCGGATGGCACTCCCGAGCAGCAAAACACGTACATCGAAAGATTCAGACAGATAACAACAGAAATGCTGTATGCCTTTTCATTGGTGGAATAG